From Streptomyces sp. NBC_00370, a single genomic window includes:
- a CDS encoding DUF4291 family protein, whose protein sequence is MGQDRVLAIRIRRAGFEWALSHSVLSGYDGRVHPFRQWKREMRRGPVRIQ, encoded by the coding sequence ATGGGACAGGACCGCGTGCTGGCGATCCGGATCCGCCGGGCAGGGTTCGAATGGGCTCTCTCCCACAGTGTGTTGTCCGGGTACGACGGCCGCGTTCATCCGTTCCGGCAGTGGAAACGCGAGATGCGCCGTGGCCCTGTGCGCATCCAGTGA
- a CDS encoding helix-turn-helix domain-containing protein, whose product MNHSRWKLARERATAEGSKEAPDVEAMRTEIRMAFDLGQAVHDRRTELGISQTELARRANMTQPQISKLELGGTVPTLPLLARLTKALDASLNIALDGDTSSVAFTAHAA is encoded by the coding sequence ATGAATCACTCTCGATGGAAGCTCGCCCGCGAACGTGCCACTGCGGAGGGCAGCAAGGAAGCACCTGACGTCGAAGCGATGCGCACCGAGATCCGCATGGCCTTCGACCTCGGGCAGGCCGTCCACGACCGCAGAACCGAACTGGGTATCTCCCAGACCGAGCTCGCCCGACGCGCGAACATGACCCAGCCACAGATCTCGAAACTCGAACTAGGCGGCACGGTCCCAACGCTCCCACTCCTGGCCCGCCTCACCAAAGCCCTCGACGCGTCGCTCAACATCGCACTCGACGGCGACACCTCATCCGTTGCGTTCACCGCACACGCCGCCTGA
- a CDS encoding type II toxin-antitoxin system RelE/ParE family toxin has protein sequence MEIEPEVRQWLDNLSDRDYLQAEHVVERLLDAPTTLGEPYSRHLGEGLRELRFALGHDGNAIRLTYWLAQNRRIVLLTAFRKTRMREDAEVARAKQAMKVCETERHTAHDEFSRDVTKGEG, from the coding sequence ATCGAGATCGAACCGGAGGTCCGGCAGTGGCTGGACAACCTGTCCGATCGTGACTATCTGCAGGCGGAGCACGTCGTGGAACGCCTGCTCGATGCCCCGACGACGCTTGGCGAGCCATACTCCCGCCACCTGGGTGAGGGCCTACGCGAGCTGCGATTCGCACTGGGACACGACGGCAACGCCATTCGGCTGACGTACTGGCTCGCACAGAACCGCCGGATCGTGCTGCTCACCGCGTTTCGCAAGACGCGGATGCGCGAGGATGCCGAGGTGGCGCGCGCGAAGCAAGCCATGAAGGTCTGCGAGACCGAGCGCCACACAGCCCATGACGAGTTCAGCCGGGATGTCACGAAGGGAGAGGGCTGA